In Fibrobacter sp. UWEL, the following proteins share a genomic window:
- the rpsL gene encoding 30S ribosomal protein S12 yields MPTIQQLVRNGREQISNKTASVALKSCPQKRGVCTRVYTSTPKKPNSALRKIARVRLSNKMEVTAYIPGEGHNLQEHSIVLIRGGRVKDVPGVRYHIIRGTLDTQAVNGRQNGRSKYGVKKKGAAPAKK; encoded by the coding sequence GTGCCTACTATTCAACAGCTCGTCCGCAACGGACGTGAACAGATCAGCAACAAGACCGCTTCCGTGGCCTTGAAGTCCTGCCCCCAGAAGCGCGGCGTTTGCACCCGTGTTTATACCAGCACCCCGAAGAAGCCGAACTCCGCTCTTCGTAAGATCGCTCGTGTACGCCTTTCCAACAAGATGGAAGTTACCGCTTACATCCCCGGTGAAGGCCACAACCTCCAGGAACACTCCATCGTGCTCATCCGCGGTGGTCGTGTGAAGGACGTTCCGGGTGTTCGTTACCACATCATCCGTGGCACCCTGGATACCCAGGCTGTTAACGGTCGTCAGAACGGTCGTTCCAAGTACGGTGTTAAGAAGAAAGGCGCCGCTCCGGCAAAGAAGTAA
- the rpoC gene encoding DNA-directed RNA polymerase subunit beta', with translation MAEEMTEQFENSGDISIHLAAPDMIRSWSHGEVTKPETINYRSFKPEKDGLFCEKIFGPVKNWECNCGKFKRIRYKGVVCDRCGVEVTHSNVRRKYMGHIELAIPLTHTWFVRNQPCVIGALLNLSTKDLDNIIYYEKYVVIDPGTTDLEPNTLIDEAQYQDLTNEGRQFDAKMGASAIKQLLDRVDLTKLSEDLRIQATSTSKTKKDEALKRLKIVDSFRKSQMDSFKSYYENPEAAREQDTKQPWLKGLAEAVAEFKADYEGKVEKFILADAYEAFRHRYPSESRLLANQPSWMILDVLPVIPPDLRPLVPLEGGRFATSDLNELYRRVINRNNRLKKLVDIRAPNVILCNEKRMLQEAVDQLFDSPRRAARAGSARPMKSLAELLKGKQGRFRMNLLGKRVDYSGRSVIVVGPELRMHQCGLPKRMALELYKPFIIQRLEEEGIVYTLKSAKKYVDAERPEVWDILEQIIEDHPVMLNRAPTLHRLGIQAFYPKLIEGNAIRLHPLVCTAFNADFDGDQMACHLPLSFETQLECRVLMLSSNNILHPASGQPIAVPGQDIVLGLYYLTKPRPGRKGEGMHFFDPAEAIRAYENGVVDLNAYVYLKLPAGRKIYMGAVEKACTMVREEPDDNGVLEVEVKSGEKIKFLTLKEENVIKTTVGRIIFNEFVPNALGYANETFGKKVIAKSIDDLYRRTGNRVTVDYLDDLKANGYKWATRAGSSVAIAEMVIPKEKQEMLDKAAEQVSNIRSLYEDGVITDGERYNQTIDVWSKTTAEVAGKQWELLSNDRDGFNPVYMMADSGARGSREQIKQLSGMRGLMQKPIKQLGGQEVIENPIKSCFREGLNVMEYFISSHGARKGLADTALKTADAGYLTRRLVDVGQDLVITEEDCGTTNGIDMSAFKDGDDTIIALEERLLGRAPVNDIVHPVTGEVIVKAGELVQERDLGKISATGLEHIKMRSVLTCDSRTGVCSKCYGRMLASGRPVDLGEAVGVLAAQSIGEPGTQLTLRTFHIGGASSRLTVESNKKASVDGHVELEQLETVVHEGQKVVTSRMAELVIYDTTGINKGRYQIPYGAIVYVENGAAVKKGDVMFEWDPYNSPIISNVSGKVVLTDMVENRTYRVETDEVTGNETWIVISDKQHGKKDLHPAVTVVDGSNTKLGNYMLPDGAILTVKSGDAVTVGQTVAKLPRAAGKTRDITGGLPRVAELFEARTPKNRAFIAPIDGLVDRIEDVRNNQAVFIKMDDVEEKVLVPRGVHLAVNEGDRVRAGQKISEGSVDPRDILALKEIGPEEVQRHLVNEIQAVYRLQGVAIADKHIECIVRQMMRKVRIETSGDSELLPGEEISKARLRAINDQLLAVGKTPATFTPMLLGITKASLATDSFISACSFQETTKILTRASIEGSVDPLMGLKENVIMGRLIPCGTGARHLRNVQVVDADAEAEAAARPTSASATFEEYNAGDIQMLDNEVGSSDEDDSE, from the coding sequence ATGGCTGAAGAAATGACAGAACAGTTTGAAAATTCTGGTGACATTTCGATTCACCTGGCTGCACCGGACATGATCCGCAGCTGGTCTCATGGTGAAGTGACCAAGCCGGAAACCATTAACTATCGTTCTTTCAAGCCCGAAAAGGATGGTCTTTTCTGCGAAAAGATCTTCGGACCTGTGAAGAACTGGGAATGTAACTGCGGTAAGTTCAAGCGTATCCGTTACAAGGGTGTCGTTTGTGACCGTTGCGGTGTGGAAGTTACCCACTCCAACGTTCGCCGTAAGTACATGGGCCATATCGAACTGGCTATTCCTCTGACTCACACCTGGTTCGTCCGTAACCAGCCCTGCGTCATCGGTGCCCTCCTGAACCTTTCCACTAAGGACCTGGACAACATCATCTACTACGAAAAGTATGTAGTGATCGATCCGGGTACCACCGATCTGGAACCCAACACTCTGATCGACGAAGCTCAGTATCAGGACCTCACCAACGAAGGCCGTCAGTTTGACGCCAAGATGGGTGCCTCCGCTATCAAGCAGCTGCTTGACCGCGTTGACCTGACCAAGCTTTCCGAAGATCTCCGTATCCAGGCTACCTCTACTTCCAAGACCAAGAAGGACGAAGCCCTGAAGCGCCTCAAGATTGTGGATTCTTTCCGCAAGTCCCAGATGGACAGCTTCAAGTCCTACTACGAAAATCCGGAAGCAGCTCGTGAACAGGATACCAAGCAGCCTTGGCTCAAGGGCCTTGCTGAAGCCGTTGCCGAATTCAAGGCCGACTACGAAGGCAAGGTTGAAAAGTTCATCCTGGCTGACGCTTACGAAGCTTTCCGTCACCGCTATCCGTCTGAATCCCGCCTGCTGGCTAACCAGCCGTCCTGGATGATTCTCGACGTTCTTCCGGTGATCCCCCCTGATCTGCGTCCTCTCGTTCCCCTGGAAGGTGGCCGTTTCGCAACTTCCGACCTGAACGAACTCTATCGTCGCGTGATCAACCGTAACAACCGCTTGAAGAAGCTGGTTGATATCCGTGCCCCGAATGTTATTCTCTGCAACGAAAAGCGTATGCTGCAGGAAGCTGTTGACCAGCTGTTCGACAGCCCGCGCCGCGCCGCCCGTGCAGGTTCTGCTCGCCCCATGAAGAGCCTTGCAGAACTCCTGAAGGGTAAGCAGGGTCGCTTCCGTATGAACCTTCTCGGTAAGCGTGTGGACTACTCCGGCCGTTCCGTTATTGTGGTGGGCCCGGAACTTCGCATGCACCAGTGCGGTCTCCCGAAGCGTATGGCCTTGGAACTCTACAAGCCGTTCATTATCCAGCGCTTGGAAGAAGAAGGCATCGTTTATACCCTGAAGTCCGCTAAGAAGTACGTGGACGCAGAACGTCCTGAAGTTTGGGACATTCTGGAACAGATTATTGAAGACCATCCGGTGATGCTGAACCGTGCACCTACTCTGCACCGCCTCGGTATCCAGGCCTTCTACCCGAAGCTCATCGAAGGTAACGCAATCCGCCTGCACCCCCTCGTCTGTACTGCATTTAACGCAGACTTCGACGGTGACCAGATGGCTTGCCACCTCCCGCTGTCTTTCGAAACTCAGTTGGAATGCCGCGTCCTCATGCTGTCTTCCAACAACATTCTTCACCCCGCTTCCGGTCAGCCGATTGCTGTGCCGGGCCAGGACATCGTGCTGGGTCTGTACTACCTGACCAAGCCCCGTCCGGGTCGCAAGGGCGAAGGCATGCATTTCTTCGACCCCGCCGAAGCCATCCGCGCTTACGAAAACGGTGTGGTTGATCTGAACGCTTACGTTTACCTGAAGCTCCCCGCAGGTCGCAAGATCTACATGGGCGCAGTCGAAAAGGCTTGCACCATGGTTCGCGAAGAACCGGATGACAATGGCGTTCTCGAAGTTGAAGTTAAGTCTGGCGAAAAGATCAAGTTCCTGACCCTCAAGGAAGAGAACGTGATCAAGACTACCGTCGGCCGTATCATCTTCAATGAATTTGTACCGAACGCCCTGGGTTACGCAAACGAAACCTTCGGCAAGAAGGTAATTGCAAAGTCTATCGATGACCTGTACCGTCGTACCGGCAACCGCGTAACGGTTGACTACCTGGATGACCTGAAGGCCAACGGTTATAAGTGGGCAACCCGCGCTGGTTCCTCCGTGGCTATCGCCGAAATGGTGATCCCCAAGGAAAAGCAGGAAATGCTGGACAAGGCTGCAGAACAGGTGTCCAACATCCGTAGCCTGTACGAAGACGGTGTGATTACTGACGGTGAACGTTATAACCAGACCATCGACGTGTGGTCCAAGACTACCGCAGAAGTTGCAGGCAAGCAGTGGGAACTGCTCTCCAACGACCGCGATGGCTTCAACCCCGTCTACATGATGGCTGACTCCGGCGCTCGTGGTAGCCGCGAACAGATTAAGCAGCTTTCCGGTATGCGTGGTCTGATGCAGAAGCCGATCAAGCAGCTGGGTGGTCAGGAAGTTATTGAAAACCCGATTAAGTCCTGCTTCCGCGAAGGCTTGAACGTGATGGAATACTTCATTTCCTCTCACGGTGCTCGTAAGGGTCTTGCTGATACCGCTCTGAAGACCGCTGACGCTGGTTACCTTACCCGTCGTCTGGTTGACGTTGGTCAGGACTTGGTGATTACCGAAGAAGACTGCGGTACCACTAACGGTATTGATATGTCCGCCTTTAAGGATGGTGACGATACCATCATCGCCCTCGAAGAACGTCTCCTGGGTCGCGCACCTGTGAACGACATCGTTCACCCCGTGACCGGCGAAGTCATCGTGAAGGCTGGCGAACTGGTTCAGGAACGCGATCTCGGTAAGATCAGCGCTACCGGTCTGGAACACATCAAGATGCGTTCCGTGCTCACTTGCGACTCCCGTACTGGTGTCTGCTCCAAGTGCTATGGCCGTATGCTGGCTTCCGGTCGTCCGGTTGACCTGGGTGAAGCTGTTGGCGTGCTCGCTGCACAGTCCATCGGTGAACCGGGTACTCAGCTGACGCTCCGTACCTTCCATATCGGTGGTGCATCTTCTCGTTTGACTGTTGAAAGCAACAAGAAGGCCTCCGTGGATGGCCATGTTGAACTTGAACAGTTGGAAACCGTTGTTCACGAAGGTCAGAAGGTTGTTACCAGCCGTATGGCAGAACTCGTGATCTACGATACCACAGGTATTAACAAGGGTCGTTACCAGATTCCGTATGGCGCAATCGTCTACGTCGAAAATGGCGCAGCCGTCAAGAAGGGCGACGTCATGTTCGAATGGGATCCGTATAACAGCCCCATTATCTCTAACGTTTCCGGTAAGGTCGTTCTTACGGACATGGTCGAAAACCGCACCTATCGTGTGGAAACCGACGAAGTCACTGGCAACGAAACCTGGATCGTTATTAGCGACAAGCAGCACGGTAAGAAGGACCTCCATCCGGCAGTGACGGTTGTGGATGGTTCCAACACCAAGCTGGGTAACTACATGCTGCCTGATGGCGCCATCCTGACTGTGAAGTCCGGTGATGCTGTGACCGTCGGTCAGACCGTTGCTAAGCTCCCGCGTGCTGCAGGTAAGACCCGAGACATTACTGGTGGTCTTCCCCGCGTCGCAGAACTTTTCGAAGCTCGTACTCCGAAGAACAGGGCATTCATTGCCCCGATCGATGGCTTGGTAGACCGTATCGAAGACGTACGTAACAACCAGGCTGTGTTTATCAAAATGGATGATGTCGAAGAGAAAGTGCTGGTTCCTCGCGGCGTTCATCTGGCGGTCAACGAAGGTGACCGTGTCCGTGCTGGTCAGAAGATCAGCGAAGGTAGCGTGGATCCCCGCGATATCCTTGCTCTCAAGGAAATCGGTCCTGAAGAAGTCCAGCGCCACTTGGTTAACGAAATCCAGGCAGTTTACCGCCTGCAGGGTGTGGCTATCGCAGATAAGCACATCGAATGTATCGTTCGCCAGATGATGCGCAAGGTCCGAATCGAGACTTCCGGTGATTCCGAACTGCTCCCGGGCGAAGAAATTTCCAAGGCCCGTCTCCGCGCAATCAACGATCAGTTGCTTGCTGTCGGTAAGACTCCGGCGACCTTCACGCCGATGCTCCTTGGTATCACGAAGGCTTCCTTGGCAACAGACAGCTTCATTTCTGCCTGCTCCTTCCAGGAAACCACTAAGATCCTTACCCGCGCTTCCATCGAAGGTAGCGTGGACCCGCTCATGGGCCTTAAGGAAAACGTGATTATGGGTCGTCTGATTCCGTGTGGTACCGGTGCCCGCCATCTGAGGAACGTCCAGGTGGTTGACGCTGATGCTGAGGCGGAAGCAGCTGCTCGGCCGACAAGTGCTTCTGCAACTTTCGAGGAATATAACGCCGGCGATATCCAGATGCTGGATAACGAAGTTGGCTCCTCCGATGAGGATGATTCCGAGTAA
- the rpsG gene encoding 30S ribosomal protein S7 — protein MSRRRKALHRSILPDPRYKSTLVTELVGVVLKQGKKTIAEQIVYTTLETLDKKIEGSETALEKFEMCLDNIKPKLEVKSRRIGGANYQVPMEVAPDRAKALALRWLLDAARKRNEPNMAQRLSAELVAAKNGEGNAVRKKNDTHKMAEANKAFAHFRF, from the coding sequence ATGTCTAGAAGAAGAAAGGCTCTCCATCGCTCCATCCTCCCGGATCCGCGTTACAAGTCTACTCTCGTTACCGAACTGGTCGGTGTTGTCCTGAAGCAGGGCAAGAAGACCATCGCTGAACAGATCGTTTACACCACCCTCGAAACTCTCGACAAGAAGATCGAAGGTTCTGAAACCGCTCTCGAAAAGTTCGAAATGTGCCTCGACAACATCAAGCCGAAGCTGGAAGTTAAGTCCCGCCGTATCGGTGGTGCAAACTACCAGGTTCCGATGGAAGTCGCACCGGACCGCGCCAAGGCTCTGGCTCTCCGCTGGTTGCTCGACGCTGCTCGTAAGCGCAACGAACCCAACATGGCTCAGCGTCTCTCTGCAGAACTCGTTGCTGCAAAGAACGGTGAAGGCAACGCTGTTCGTAAGAAGAACGATACCCACAAGATGGCTGAAGCTAACAAGGCTTTCGCTCACTTCCGTTTCTAA